Proteins co-encoded in one Cyprinus carpio isolate SPL01 chromosome B5, ASM1834038v1, whole genome shotgun sequence genomic window:
- the LOC109070148 gene encoding transcription factor TFIIIB component B'' homolog isoform X2, translated as MRRARIIIKPNVRPGGRGVAPAAEDKSSQGSTAVDDTHQKLSSSPQSQLEVKESAVATGDGNVPGCPSEKASLNINDGAPSSVSTPATTVHQRRSRFSATPNLARPKVCSAPPSTGKTVSLPTEPSKISSPFQAAKSFPQSPIPVAISRDDSQHSTFSDATTAANCPPSSPCLPSTFGCPESPSSTPSQQEPCRTPQKIPNEDFRPQEGATPMSCTLSPYVKLSRVDGPDSPLRDKISSDKRLVLRALKLKELMKLERKKERMEKKSRLHKREHCIEPDHEKMTLAGFIYYLPESNPMKSSLSTEETQTQTTAPPTPTVQKNMAEADEEEEDADEELLVPKVKVAEDGSLILDEESLTVRVQRTSDTVVENANPLFERGSTTTYTSFRKKCHVKNWSIRETDMFYLAISMVGTDFSMIAQLLTHRSRAEIKNKFRKEEKTNSWRVDKAFRNKQPYDSELFSFLLKRILAKDKQKGKSIKLVVKSSKAKKSKGGKKSKQLEDKDLINDDEDDELCSVDSVCFDLEKENEDSSDMNEADVLSSTSKKRKRTKDTEPKVLSCEKACKQRKKNKTPKKVLNEESADGENGTVNDECNEASGIQTKKQKCSKKCKKEEQELTKCKRKTKKSKKSQQECTGSELGADCSEVLLTDPGAEDDHGSSKHSKRLNLAKRKAKKCSEPKATVEIEDTAEECQDKSCSGAENELRIIRLAEKQLQNQPVVVLERTPSRLKGSHSSSESQDQPQSSQSPQHSPGRLMRAEKVKRNLTASGDGSEVSKAGPGVKEDQGVRVKLIPESSTKEQISQSSSKHSPGRQTRADKVKHNLTASEGDQIDQCHTGSHPSPEDVSSTTMLNQLGIQDSKEMEDDQRMEEDLNLHRLEFLTPSEVNCQTLLRRAVVLVSNDEVKHYLRSQAQTTAEESTTSESPQDTAPARGHHVGEHRDGLDEHGSSSGVLEERVSQDPDVKETDTASVSAQLSIAEKRRRFSKPKPSLSRAAQSIRRPLNENTQSFKHESVLLQCSIPVEVQVKIAPNECLVEEHRDRPEEELTCCVTPEVSGPQDVKDDEAESTVDDLPSLTSVVSKTEDPEIELFLERPLVPDTTPSDKDVPERRREFERSPSRTSENEDRITDQEEQDSEAVESEVTDTMIEEPQTEQKRIIPVSCSADGSSVYAQGSIAPERHGQFDEQTPTKLEGASLVMINLQQTSEPNEDPAEKPEHKSPVKAKHSDLDHDKEKISREDKLLSSEGTLQEHKQDEDLLSPFSDPPNEPASNMSDMDMMQFSESAAEDVQIPDEQDSENQDGTEEPSEASEECSASLNENAKSEISDSAGVDTDKHSEEEPTFILTLYEIPVSESAFGQQDTPPYELQPAQVQTPLLFSSSSHSHYFTLEPSSASPNMASEETSNLYKSSSRKVVDDSLDPLSKEAADDASTQLISSLESSCDDVNSLISPLGMFSCNSATPTHVLKLDEILTESPETKAPSQRRCRCQNLPTSQTTAQTEIETNQKLSVQETIGPESHSSLEDSEREARPGPDGMISTAIVPGSEDMRDESHLKWECPLRTELQRNEDSVVDPPVHSTFIKESEGNNEAGYEGISHIVLADAFVLSSEEMKDVFNKEKESPYDSELQIPEGLSVCLTESEKSVHSVIDQEEIMADISKNPDTCRERCVSSSAFQEKTMPSRRGKLQVKPKIPKTTSTEDDCSRQKLSDFGYNDPATTQIISPEPLIKEESSKVEQRSEQEVFSDIPKEELDGEPAGIASSSQLQQLIPFSTVKSTACTELHPVELKTEGRHEDASHVVLPDILVPVSAEMENGDHMASGSSVQSSLQMGEESQQVVAAEADQEVLSHEGVSHMLLTDMLIPVCEKMEDDLNKERTTAGEKSPHEEGRSQVREDPDTADLFCQVSQSSNVGPSVSPKRKRPTRKKSKLLVKMTFPKRKTGDSPKSGEQSQTVPLSILISESTQCSAETCAHFLPTGSENHEEASGGGSHIVLSDILVPVLDETAECSHHKDPLSAGLQEVEKSTDIERPTNTEMEEMTSSQSVAVEWKTPCCRRGTLRPMPKLSKRKDDPSENDLGQPSSTQTSLATPQQSLDPQAAEWSLRSNMLPVDSDEMENWCEGVSHMLLSDAFVPVSEETGENSTELKVFVLSSPHKHEQTTLSPTKSEETTSEISSDVHQLDTTSDMRKSNESLPASQAKKSPARSTFQMTLRSPERRLKDQPCMLKSTQADPTAPQRTPTSKVQESMGTPTRQQTEEISSACWVQLERLSVEEICSAQSVLQPKHHSTPVTVKPTSRGNEMDKASLALHGSRSSGLGSPMPPGYSPRVVLHRIPLKATDENISTHTSSPARVSTTPSRTQAHQSPQNSPPVSSLDADETPDQVSHILLHDIFTEVVDLD; from the exons ATGCGAAGAGCAAGAATTATTATTAAACCCAATGTCAGGCCAGGAGGTCGAGGTGTGGCACCCGCAGCTGAGGACAAGAGCTCCCAAGGGTCCACAGCTGTTGATGACACCCATCAAAAGCTGTCATCTTCTCCACAGTCTCAGCTGGAAGTCAAAGAGTCTGCTGTGGCGACAGGAGATGGAAATGTGCCCGGCTGTCCATCAGAGAAAGCATCACTGAACAT TAATGATGGCGCGCCATCTAGTGTCAGCACACCTGCAACTACAGTACATCAGAGGAGGAGCAGATTCTCTGCCACACCAAACCTGGCCAGACCCAAAGTCTGTTCTGCTCCTCCATCCACTGGAAAGACTGTTTCTCTTCCAACAGAGCCATCCAAGATATCATCCCCTTTCCAGGCAGCCAAGTCTTTTCCTCAGTCTCCCATCCCAGTTGCTATCAGCAGAGATGATTCACAACACTCTACATTCTCAGATGCCACTACAGCAGCTAACTGCCCTCCATCCTCACCATGTCTTCCATCCACATTTGGCTGTCCAGAATCTCCATCATCAACACCGTCACAACAAGAGCCTTGCCGAACTCCCCAAAAAATCCCAAATGAGGATTTCAGGCCTCAAGAAGGAGCAACTCCAATGTCATGCACACTCTCACCGTATGTGAAACTGTCTCGTGTTGATGGACCAGACTCTCCTCTCAGGGATAAAATTTCTTCTGACAAGCGGCTGGTCTTGAGGGCCCTCAAACTGAAAGAACTGATGAAGCtggagaggaagaaagaaagaatg GAGAAGAAGAGTAGACTGCATAAACGTGAGCATTGCATTGAGCCAGATCATGaaaaaatgactttagctggCTTCATTTATTACCTGCCAGAGTCAAACCCTATGAA GTCCTCCCTTTCCACAGAGGAGACTCAAACACAGACCACTGCTCCACCAACTCCCAC GGTGCAGAAAAATATGGCAGAAGCagacgaggaggaggaagatgctGATGAGGAACTGCTTGTTCCCAAAGTCAAGGTGGCAGAAGATGGCTCACTGATTTTAGATGAAGAAAG TTTGACAGTGCGCGTGCAAAGGACGTCGGATACAGTTGTGGAGAATGCAAATCCACTGTTTGAGCGAGGCTCTACTACAACATACACAAGTTTCAGGAAAAAATGCCATGTGAAAAATTGGTCTATCAGAG AAACGGATATGTTCTATTTGGCCATTAGTATGGTGGGAACAGACTTCTCCATGATTGCTCAGCTGTTGACTCACCGTAGCAGAGCAGAAATTAAG AATAAATTTAGGAAGGAGGAGAAAACAAATTCATGGCGAGTGGATAAAGCTTTCA GAAATAAGCAACCATATGACAGCGAGCTTTTCAGTTTCCTGCTCAAAAGGATCTTggccaaagacaaacaaaaaggCAAATCCATAAAACTGGTTGTGAAATCCAGTAAAGCAAAGAAAAGCAAAG GTGGTAAAAAATCCAAACAGCTTGAGGACAAGGACTTAAttaatgatgatgaagatgatgaattGTGCAGTGTGGACAGTGTCTGTTTTGATTTAGAAAAGGAGAATGAGGACAGCAGTGATATGAATGAAGCGGATGTGTTGTCAAGTACAAGCAAGAAGCGTAAACGCACAAAAGACACTGAGCCAAAAGTGTTGTCATGTGAGAAAGCGTGCAAGCAAAGGAAGAAAAACAAGACACCGAAAAAAG TACTGAATGAAGAATCTGCTGATGGAGAAAATGGCACAGTGAATGACGAGTGTAATGAGGCTTCTGGCATCCAAactaaaaaacagaaatgctCCAAAAAGTGCAAGAAGGAAGAACAGGAACTTACAAAATGTAAACGGAAGACTAAAAAGAGCAAAAAATCACAGCAAg AGTGTACTGGATCTGAGCTGGGTGCTGACTGTAGTGAAGTCCTCTTAACAGACCCCGGTGCTGAAGATGATCATGG CTCCTCCAAACATTCAAAAAGGCTCAATTTGGCAAAAAGAAAAGCCAAAAAATGTTCAGAGCCAAAAGCAACAGTAGAGATTGAGGATACAGCAGAAGAATGTCAAGATAAGAGCTGCAGCGGAGCAGAGAATGAG TTGAGGATCATCCGTCTTGCAGAGAAACAGCTGCAGAATCAGCCGGTAGTTGTTCTGGAAAGAACTCCTTCAAG GCTAAAAGGTTCACACAGCTCATCTGAAAGCCAAGACCAACCACAGTCCTCCCAGAGCCCGCAGCATTCTCCTGGACGGCTGATGAGAGCAGAAAAGGTCAAACGCAATCTGACTGCCTCCGGTGATGGTAGTGAAGTCTCGAAAGCAGGCCCCGGTGTTAAAGAGGATCAAGG TGTCAGGGTGAAGCTCATTCCAGAGAGCTCAACTAAGGAGCAGATTTCACAAAGCTCCTCCAAACATTCTCCTGGGCGGCAGACGAGAGCAGACAAGGTCAAGCACAATCTGACTGCTTCAGAAGGGGATCAGATAGACCAGTGTCATACTGGCTCACATCCATCACCAGAGGATGTGAGCAGCACTACCATGCTGAATCAACTGGGCATCCAGGACTCTAAAGAGATGGAGGATGATCAACGCATGGAGGAG gatttAAATTTACATCGTTTAGAGTTTTTAACTCCATCTGAAGTAAATT GTCAGACATTACTGAGAAGAGCAGTTGTGTTGGTGTCTAATGACGAAGTGAAGCACTACCTCAGGAGTCAAGCACAAACCACTGCAGAGGAATCAACAACCTCTGAGAGTCCGCAGGACACAGCACCTGCCAGAGGCCATCAT GTGGGAGAGCATAGGGATGGTCTTGATGAGCACGGCTCCTCTAGTGGTGTTCTGGAAGAGAGGGTCTCTCAAGATCCAGATGTGAAGGAAACCGACACTGCCTCTGTTTCTGCCCAACTAAGCATTGCTGAAAAAAGGAGAAGGTTTTCCAAGCCCAAACCCAGTCTGAGCCGGGCAGCACAGTCCATCCGCAGACCTCTGAATGAAA ATACCCAGTCTTTCAAACATGAATCAGTGCTGCTGCAATGTAGCATTCCTGTGGAAGTCCAAGTGAAGATTGCTCCAAATGAATGCCTTGTTGAAGAGCACAGGGACCGTCCTGAGGAAGAGCTTACATGTTGTGTTACTCCAGAAGTGAGCGGCCCTCAGGATGTGAAG GATGATGAAGCAGAAAGCACAGTAGATGATCTTCCTTCCTTGACATCAGTTG TGAGTAAGACAGAGGACCCGGAGATCGAACTCTTTCTTGAGAGGCCTCTGGTTCCTGACACCACACCGTCAGACAAAG ATGTGCCTGAAAGAAGAAGAGAATTTGAAAGGTCTCCATCTCGGACGTCTGAGAATGAAGATCGAATTACTGATCAGGAGGAACAGGATTCAGAGGCTGTTGAGTCTGAAGTCACAGACACTATGATCGAGGAACCTCAGACAGAGCAGAAGAGGATTATTCCAGTCAG CTGTTCTGCTGATGGTTCCTCAGTTTATGCTCAGGGCAGTATTGCCCCAGAGAGACACGGTCAGTTTGATGAGCAAACACCCACCAAGCTGGAAGGGGCATCTCTAGTCATGATAAACCTTCAACAGACCTCAGAGCCTAATGAAG ATCCTGCTGAGAAGCCTGAACATAAGAGTCCTGTTAAAGCCAAGCATAGTGATTTGGATCATGACAAAGAGAAGATCTCCAGAGAAGATAAGCTTCTGTCATCTGAAGGAACTTTACAGGAACATAAACAGGATGAGGATCTCCTGTCCCCTTTTTCTGATCCTCCAAACGAACCTGCAAGCAACATGTCTGATATGgacat GATGCAGTTTAGTGAGTCTGCAGCTGAAGACGTTCAAATACCAGACGAGCAGGATTCAGAAAATCAGGACGGCACAGAGGAGCCATCAGAAGCTTCTGAG GAATGCAGTGCCTCTctcaatgaaaatgcaaaatctGAAATTTCAGATTCAGCTGGAGTGGATACAG ATAAACATTCTGAGGAGGAGCCCACATTTATTTTAACTCTATATGAGATTCCAGTCTCTGAGTCTGCCTTTGGGCAGCAGGACACTCCCCCTTATGAACTGCAGCCAGCACAAGTCCAGACACCCTTGCTGTTCTCAAGCAGTTCACATTCTCATTACTTCACATTAGAGCCTTCCAG TGCATCTCCGAACATGGCGTCTGAAGAGACCAGTAATCTATATAAAAGTAGTTCTCGCAAGGTGGTGGATGACTCCCTGGATCCTCTTTCAAAGGAAGCAGCAGATGATGCTAGTACACAATTGATATCCTCACTGGAAAGCAGTTGTGATGATGTGAACTCTTTAATTAGTCCACTCGGGATGTTCTCTTGTAATTCTGCCACG CCAACACATGTGCTGAAATTGGATGAGATCCTGACAGAATCCCCAGAAACTAAAGCACCTTCTCAGAGGAGATGTAGATGTCAGAATTTACCAACATCTCAAACCACAGCACAAACTGAGATTGAGACCAACCAGAAACTATCTGTGCAGGAAACAATTGGTCCTGAAAGCCACTCAAGCCTTGAAGACAGTGAGAGGGAAGCCCGTCCTGGGCCTGATGGCATGATATCAACAGCCATTGTTCCAGGGTCTGAAGATATGAGAGATGAGAGTCACCTGAAGTGGGAATGTCCTCTCAGAACAGAACTCCAGAGGAATGAGGACTCTGTTGTTGACCCTCCA GTACACAGTACATTCATAAAGGAGTCTGAGGGGAACAACGAAGCTGGTTATGAGGGTATTTCACACATAGTGTTGGCTGATGCCTTCGTACTCTCATCAGAAGAAATGAAGGATGTTTTTAATAAGGAAAAAGAAAGCCCTTATGATAGTGAGCTCCAAATACCTGAGGGCTTATCTGTATGTCTGACAGAGAGTGAGAAATCTGTTCATTCAGTTATTGACCAa GAGGAAATAATGGCAgatatttctaaaaatcctgatACTtgcagagagagatgtgtgtCATCATCTGCATTTCAAGAGAAGACTATGCCCTCTAGGAGAG GCAAGTTGCAAGTGAAGCCTAAAATCCCCAAAACAACATCTACTGAAGACGATTGCTCTAGACAGAAGCTATCTGACTTTGGGTATAATGATCCAGCCACAACTCAAATAATTTCACCAGAACCTCTGATTAAAGAAGAATCCAGTAAAGTGGAACAGAGATCCGAGCAAGAAGTTTTCTCTGATATTCCAAAGGAGGAATTAGACGGAGAGCCTGCTGGGATTGCTTCATCCTCACAACTTCAACAGCTTATACCATTCAGCACTGTAAAATCAACAGCATG CACTGAATTGCATCCAGTGGAACTGAAAACAGAGGGTAGGCATGAGGATGCGTCACATGTGGTGTTGCCTGATATATTGGTGCCGGTTTCTGCTGAAATGGAAAATGGTGATCATATGGCGAGTGGAAGTTCTGTCCAAAGCAGTCTCCAAATGGGTGAAGAGAGCCAGCAGGTTGTCGCTGCAGAAGCAGACCAGGAGGTGCTTTCGCATGAGGGTGTTTCACACATGCTGCTGACTGATATGTTGATCCCCGTCTGTGAGAAAATGGAAGATGATTTAAACAAGGAACGGACAACAGCTGGAGAGAAAAGCCCTCATGAGGAAGGAAGATCTCAG GTGAGAGAGGATCCAGATACCGCAGACCTGTTCTGTCAAGTGTCACAATCATCAAATGTGGGACCATCAGTATCACCCAAGAGGAAAAGACCCACTCGAAAGAAAA GCAAGTTATTGGTAAAGATGACGTTTCCCAAAAGAAAGACTGGAGATTCCCCTAAGAGTGGCGAGCAATCACAAACCGTTCCTCTGTCAATCTTAATCTCGGAGTCAACACAGTGCAGTGCTGAGACATG TGCTCACTTCCTGCCCACTGGCTCGGAGAACCATGAGGAAGCATCTGGGGGAGGTTCACACATTGTGCTGTCTGATATTTTGGTGCCTGTATTGGATGAGACCGCTGAATGCAGCCATCACAAAGACCCCTTATCTGCTGGTCTTCAAGAA GTTGAGAAGTCAACAGATATTGAGAGACCAACAAATACTGAAATGGAAGAGATGACCTCAAGTCAATCTGTGGCAGTGGAATGGAAAACACCTTGCTGTAGAAGAG GCACACTGCGTCCAATGCCTAAACTGTCAAAAAGAaaagatgatccttcagaaaatgaCCTCGGTCAGCCCAGCTCTACACAGACCTCTTTAGCTACACCTCAGCAGTCCCTGGACCCTCAAGCTGCGGAATGGTCTCTCAGAAGCAATATGCTGCCCGTGGACTCAGATGAGATGGAGAACTGGTGTGAAGGAGTTTCCCACATGTTGCTGTCAGATGCATTTGTGCCCGTTTCTGAAGAGACTGGAGAGAACAGCACAGAGCTAAAAGTGTTTGTCTTAAGCAGTCCTCATAAGCATGAGCAAACCACGCTTAGTCCGACAAAGAGTGAGGAGACAACCTCTGAAATTTCAAGTGAT GTACACCAATTAGACACTACTTCTGACATGAGAAAATCAAATGAGAGTCTGCCAGCATCACAAGCAAAAAAATCACCAGCAAGAA GTACATTTCAGATGACACTAAGGTCACCTGAAAGACGCCTTAAAGATCAGCCTTGTATGCTGAAGTCAACCCAAGCTGACCCAACAGCACCTCAGCGAACTCCGACATCAAAAGTGCAAGAGTCCATGGGAACTCCAACAAGACAACAAACAGAAGAGATCTCAAGTGCATGCTGGGTACAGTTAGAAAGGTTATCTGTAGAGGAAATCTGCAGTGCTCAAAGTGTCCTGCAACCAAAGCACCACAGCACACCTGTCACTGTAAAACCCACTTCTAGAGG GAATGAGATGGACAAGGCATCTCTGGCTTTGCATGGAAGCAGAAGCTCTGGTTTAGGATCACCCATGCCGCCAGGTTACTCGCCAAGGGTTGTCCTTCATCGTATACCATTAAAAGCTACTGATGAGAACATTTCTACACATACTTCGTCCCCAGCTAGAGTGTCCACCACACCCTCCCGAACACAGGCTCATCAG TCTCCTCAAAACAGCCCTCCCGTCTCCAGTTTGGATGCTGATGAGACTCCTGATCAAGTGTCCCACATCTTACTGCATGACATCTTCACTGAAGTTGTGGATCTGGATTGA